Part of the Gammaproteobacteria bacterium genome, CCTGAGCCAACAGCTGTACCGTGTGACATGCTTTGGCTGGAACTTCAGACAACTGCCCTGAGATTGTCTCGAAAATGCGCTGCGTTCTTGCTGTAGTGTGCCGCTGTCCACTCGAGCAGACCCACTTCCTCATCGGTCAGTTCTCGCACGACTTTGGCCGGAGACCCGAGAATCAAAGATCGCGAGGGATAAGTCTTTCGTTCTGTAATTAAGGAATTGGCGCCCACAATGGAATGTGTACCAACGACGGCATAATCCAAAATGGTCGTACCAATACCAACCAGACAGCCATCTTCCAGGGTGCAGCCGTGGATCATCGTGCTGTGGCCTACCGTGACATTATTGCCAATGAGTGTGGGGACGCCTTCATCCACATGAATGACTGTCCCATCCTGAATATTGCTGCCTGTGCCGATACGGATTAAGTCGTTATCCGCTCGTAACACGGTGTTAAACCAGACACTCGAACCAGCACCGATTTCTACATTGCCAATCACGTCTGCGCTGTCCGCGACATAGACGTCTTCTGCTATTGTCGGCGACAGGGCGCCGAGAGAATAGATCATCAACTTGCTCCGCTTCAGGTCAGGTTGGGCGGTTGAGTGGGCTCGCTGTAATTGACGAGGGTATTCCGCTGCAATCTGCTGAACAGAGAAAATACCTTATCGCTGAATTTCTGCCTGATTTTGTAATGCACTTCGTACAAATCGGTTTCATCGCGCAGCAACATCAGGTAGTCATCGCTGGTACGCAGTTCATCGACAAGATTTAATGCATGCGCACGCGTTCCCAGCCAGTATTCACCTGTCGCTACTTTTTCGAGATCTATCACAGGGCGCTGCTCCTTAACAAAATCCTTGAACAGCATGTGAGTGTCTTCGACTTCCTCCTTGAGTTTCTGCCGCGCCTTATCGGTGGTTTCGCCAAACATGGTGACTGTCCGTTTGAATTCACCGGCCGTCACTTGTTCATAGTCGATATCGTGCTTTTTCAGGAGTCGATTGAAGTTTGGTATCTGTGTGATCACACCAATAGAGCCGATGACCGCGAAGGGCGCGGCAAGTATGTGATCACCCACACAGGCCATGAGGTAACCGCCACTGGCTGCGACTTTGTCGACCGCGATGGTGAGCTTGATATTCTTTTCGCGAATTCTGGACAGTTGAGAAGCAGCCAGGCCGTATGCATGGACCATCCCACCTGTGCTTTCGAGTCGCAGCAACACCTCATCTTGTTCTCGAGCAACCAACAACACGGCTGTGACTTCTTGCCGAAGTGTCGCGACTTCAGAGCCGCGGAGGTCGCCCTGAAAATCGAGAATAAACAGGCGTTTTCTGTTCTCACTGTTCTCGGTTTTTGTCTTTTTGGCCTCAGCTTTTCTTACTTTTTTGTCGGCTTTTCTTTTTTTCTTTGCCTCATTCTTGCGCAGCATGGAATGTTGCAGGACGTCGCTGATGTCGCGGTAATGGTCGTTAATCGGTTTGACTTCTATATACTCCGGGGTAGCACTTCGTCGGCGCATCGCCAGGGTTGCAATAAACCCGACGACAGCCAGCAATGCGGCCAGCAAGGTTACTGTTTTAGCCAGGAACAAGCCGTAGTTTGAGAGAAATTCCATGAATATATGATCACTGTTTGCGGTGAAAAGAGTTTATCACTGCAAGGTGGAGGAAACAGCTGCTGGTTCAACTGTTGAGCTTGGCGTATCTGAAGTCAGAAGGTTTGTCGTCGATCGGTCTGCCGGGTGGGGTGATCCAGGGCGCGAACTCTCCAGGTACGAGAACCGGGATCATAAGTGAATTGAGGTAGGCCTGATCATCCACGGTAGGCAGGAAACGGTGTTTTCGTTCATCCCATTCATCGTCTGTCAGGATATGCCCCTGAGGGTCGGCATGAGTACCGCCAAACTCGCCCACGGCGCGGGAGAATGCGACATGCGGCAGAGACAGGGTGAAAGGGATATCAGTTTTGCCGATAATTGTATTCCACCGATCTACTCCTCGCGCACACTCGCGTGCATAGTCATCACGCAGGCGGGCATTCAGTGCTGGCATCGCGGCTGCATCTACCGACTTTATGTGCCCCTGCTCAAGTTTAAGAACCGGATAGGTTGCAGTAATGAGCTGATGGTCATCCTTAATTCCGGCCTCGCGGTAACGACCCTTTATACCTGAATCAAAAAATCCAGCGGCATTGGTCGATATTTCCGATCCGAACAGATCGAGCGATACCGAAAAATGAAAATTCAGCTTGCGTTGTACAGTAGGCAGATCGATAACACCCAGTGCCCGGATCCGCTCGACGTCATAAGGGTCATGAAGACCATTTTCCAACATGGCCGAACATGTTCTCTCGACGATTCGCGCGATGCCGCTCTGACCAACAAACATATGGTGGGCCTCTTCGGTGAGCATAAACCGTGCTGTCCTCGCCAGCGGGTCAAATCCGGACTGGGCCAGGCTCTCTAGTTGCATCTTGCCATCACGATCTGTGAAGAAAGTGAACATGAAGAACGACAGCCATTCGGGCGTTGTCTCATTAAACGCTCCTAATAATCGCGGTGAATTGCTGTCGCCGGAACGCCGCCGCAGCAGCTCCTGTGCCTCGTCCCGGCCGTCACGCCCAAAATATTTGTGCAGTAGATAAACCATCGCCCAGAGGTGTCGCGCTTCTTCTACATTCACCTGGCACAGATTTCGCAGGTCGTAAAGTGAAGGCGCTGTTTTTCCGAGGTGACGCTGCTGTTCAACGGATGCTGGTTCTGTATCCCCCTGAATGACAATCAGTCGTCTCAGCGTTGCGCGCTGCTCTCCAGGCACTTCCTGCCAGACTGGTTCACCCAGATAGTGGCCGAATCCGATAGTACGATCCTCTATTTTTGGGGCGAGTAGAATGCCCCATCGGTAGTCTGGCATCTTGACGTAGCCAAACTGAGCCCAACCATCACGTTCGACACTCACAGCCGTACGCAGATAGACCGGTACATTCTGAAAACCATCCGGTCCCATGTCGCGCCACCAGTTAAGAAATCCCGGATGCCATTGTTCAAGTCCTTTAAGGACCCTGTGGTCAGACGCCAGGCCTACATTGTTTGGAATGACGGTGTCGTAGCTGACTCGGCTGTTTTCGGCTGTCACGATTGACCCTGTGGACTCTAAAGATTTAGTGTTTACGAACGTTCGAAACTAAAAATCCCTTTTTGGCCGGAACCATATCGACGCAACGCGCCTTGTTCACCCACAGCGTTAGGGCGTTGAAAGATCCAGTTCTGCCATGCACTGAGGCGCCCGAAAATCTTGGTTTCCATGGTCTCTGGTCCCGGAAAGCGTAGATTCGCCTCCAGACCAGTCAGGGCGTCAGGCGAAAATGCGGTACGCTCTTCCAGGAATATCCGAATTTCGTCTGCCCAGTCCAATTCGTCAAATGCAAATGTAACCAGACCCAGGTCCAGGCAGGTCTGAGTAGACAGCAAGTCACCGATAAAATTGCGGAGTTTCGTCACGGTGCTGGGTTGTCCGATGAATCGCGTTTCCATGCGGGTAAGGTCGTTGGCCATCGGGTAGGGTCCGAAGTTAGAAGCCGTCAATATAACCACCGGTGGTGGACGGGTGTCCCCATCGAGTTGGCCGATCAGCATGTACGTGCGGTCGCACGCGAACATGATCTCCGAAAGTAATCCAACAAAACAGCTGCCCGGATCAATTAAGGCAACGAGAGACCTCGAAGTCAAGTCAATACGTTTCAATACGCGTTTCCAGTACAGCATGATCTCACGAACAAGCCAATGCTCAGCGTGTTGGTTTAAGAAAGAATCATGCTGCATTGCAGTTACAGAATCACCTTCAGTTCGAAAAATCAACACACCCAGGTTGGGTTCATTGAAGCGCAGATGAAGCAGCGCATCATCTAATTCGCGGGCACAGCGCAGTGCCCAGACCGCCGCACCGCTCGCCGACAGTGCATCACTATTTTCGGGGGCTGTGCATTGCGGACCGGAGATGGTGAGTGTTGCAGTATGGGCAGTAGGGTTTTTGTCCACACGAACAGTAGAGTAGCTCAGCGTATTGTCAGAAAAATTGCGTTCCAGGGGTTTTAAGACTATGCCCTTGCGGTTGACCGCTGTATCAGGTTGTTCTTCCAGTTGACAGACGAAGTGTTCAATTGCCCCTGCAAGTTCCGAAGGTGGTACGGTCTGGTCGATCAGCCCCCAAGCCAGTGCTTTAGGACCGCGGACACCTTCTTCCAGTGTTGAAAATACGTCGGCGATGTCTCGACGGACTTTTCGTTTGTCTGTGATTCGTGTCAGACCACCCGTGCCCGGCAGTACCGCAAGAAGCGGTACTTCCGGCAGAGCGATAGTCGAAGAGCCATCATCAGCCATCAGAATATGGTCGGTGGCGAGAGCCAGTTCATAACCACCACCAGCACAGGTACCCTGTATGACGCTTATGAAGGTCTTCTCTGACCATGCAGAGGCATCCTCAATGGCATTGCGGGTTTCGTTAGTGAACTTACAGAAATTGACCTTGTGTGCGTGACTGGCACCGGCGAGCATTTTGATATTGGCACCCGCGCTGAAAACCGTGGGCTTAGCAGATTCAAGTAGGACAATACGGACGCTGGGGTGTTCGAATCGCAGGCGCTGAATAGCGTCATTGAGTTCAATATCGACACCAAGATCGTAGGAATTGAGTTTGAGCTGGTAACCGTCGAACAGGCCACCGTCTTCGTCGACATCCAGGACCAGGTGCGCAACTCGACCGTCTAGGCGAAGGTGCCAGTGCTTATACCGCTGGGGCTCGGTCTGGAAATCGATCTCCATCGTCAACTGAAACGGTCCGGTCTAAATGGCGTGACATCGAGTGAGGGTGTTGCACCTACTGCTATTTCACCCACCAGCTTGCCGGTAATACCCCCCAGGGTCAGCCCCAGGTGATGGTGTCCAAAGGCAAAAATCAGATTTGGATTTTGTCTGGATCGGCCGATTACCGGCAGGCTGTCAGGCAGTGTTGGCCGAAAGCCGAGCCAGGTATCCGACACGGGTCCAACATCCGGCAGTGCCCCCCGCACACGACGCTCAATATAAGACAGGCGCTCAGGATTGGGAGCAGCATTTAATCCCCCAAGTTCGACGGTTCCAGCGGCCCTGAGCCCCTGACACATCGGGGTCATGTAAAACCCAGCATCTGCAAATCCAACCGGTCGGTTGAGGAGTTCACCTGATTCCGGAAATAGTACATGATAGCCGCGCTCAGTATCGAGTGGCAGCTCTTCACAACCGCCTTTTGCAATCTGCATTGACCAGGCGCCACCGGCAAGAACTGCCTGCTCGTAGTGATGGCGGCTGCCGTTAACCTTGAATGCAACACCATCTGCGGACTGAGCCTCCATAGCAGAGACCTCACCCTTGATAAAGTGGCCACCGGTCTGGCAGAGGTGGTCTACCATACGGCTGGTCATCTGTTTGGGGTCAAGTATCGTAAAGCCGTTTGGATACAACAGGGCATGCGGAAAAATTGGTGCTAAGTTGGGTTCGAGGTCTTGAAGTTCGGTTACAGTGAGTTCCTGGATTTGAGCGCCTTGGTTACGTCGTCGTTGTCGATTTATTGCGTCGGCGTCGAAAGATTCTGAGGTTGGGTAGATGGTGATCGTTCCATCGTGTGAAATCAGATCAGCACCACCGCTTAGACGAAACAGCATCATAGAAGCATGTTCAGCATCGCGGAGTAGGCTACCGAGTCCGTTAATGGTGCGATCTACATGCTTTCGCCTACAGTGCTTAAGGAACTGTATCAACCAGGGGGTCATATTTGGCATATAGCGCCAGGCAATCGATAAAGGGCGTTCGTGGCCAAACATCAGTGATGGAAAACGCCATATCAAGTCTGGCCTGTTTACTGGTATTGAGCCGTATGAGGCAAAAGTGCATGCGTTGCCATAAGTCGCGCCTGAACCAGGCTCGTCACGGTCGAACAGCGTTACTTTGAACCCGGCTTGTTGGAGGTGGAGAGCACAGGAGACACCAACGATGCCTGCGCCAATGACGGCGATGTTTCGCTGCCCTTGAGATTGTTCAGCCAGATCTGTCACGGGGTAGCCTGGGCCACATTGAGGGTCGAACTGCCCGTAGTATACGATCTCAGTCGATCTTCACCAGAGGGTTGCTTAATACCCGGTGAAGTCGGACTGACCAGTCGAACCTGTATTCGGGTGGCGCTATACTATTTCCCGCGTTTATCAGAACAGCAGCAGTAGGGCGAAGTTGTGGCGGCCACAATTGACATACCCCAGATGTACAACGCGACCAACCACTTTATAGACCGGCATGCCGGCAAGACGTCCGGTGCCCGGGTTGCATACACGGACCATACAGGTGACTGGACATACCAGAAACTCGCCGCCATGGTCAATCAAGCCGGCCACGTGTTATCGAATCTGGGACTGAAAGCGGAGCAGCGCATGCTGATGTGCATGACTGACTCTGTGTGGTTTCCCGCAGTGTTCTGGGGCGCCATTAAGATCGGTGCGGTGCCAGTTCCCGTCAATACGATGCTGACGGATGCTGACTACGCCTACATGCTGAATGATTCGTGCGCCCGAGTGCTGGTGGTATCCGAAAGCTTGTATCCAAAATTTGTACCCCATATAGACGCTCAATCTTCTCTGGGAGAGGTGGTCATCGATGGTTCCGGAACCGATGGCCGGCCCAGTCTGTCAGTGCTGATGGAGTCGTTTGAAGCAGAGCTGCCCACCGCACCGACAAAGCGGGGGGATGCTGCGTTCTGGCTTTACACCTCCGGATCAACAGGGCAGCCTAAAGGTGTAGTTCACCGTCATTCAGATCTAGTCCAGACGGCCCGGTTATATGGTGACGGGATTTTGAAACTGGATAAGTCCGATGTCGCTTTTTCAGCAGCAAAGCTGTTTTTTGCGTATGGATTAGGTAACGGCATGTCCTTCCCATTGCACGTGGGGTGCCGTACGGTTTTACTGGCTGATCGTCCGACTCCGGAAAGCGTGCTTTCTGTGATGAAGGATCAAGATGTCTCTATATTTTTTGGTGTACCGACACTTTACGGTGCGATACTCAGTGACAATGCCAACGATCGCAGCAAGGTGTCAGAACAACTTCGGCTTTGCGTGTCAGCCGGTGAAGCTCTGCCTGAGGAGATCGGCAAAGAATGGGAGAGGAGATTTGGCGTGCCAATTCTCGATGGTCTTGGCAGTACCGAACTACTGCATATCTTTCTAAGCAATAGACCCGACGACGTTCGTTACGGCACTACCGGCCGGCCAGTTTCCGGGTATAAGTTGAGGATCGTTGATGAAGACGATATGGATGTTTCAGCAGGCGAGATGGGTGAGCTGCTGGTGTCGGGCCCTTCCAGTGCTGTGTGTTACTGGGGGCAGCCGGAAAAATCTGCCCAGACCTTTCAGGGTGAGTGGACGCGTTCGGGGGATAAATATTACAAGGATCAACAGGACTACTATGTTTATTGCGGCAGAACCGACGACATGCTCAAGGTCGGCGGGATCTGGGTCTCTCCATTCGAAGTTGAGAGTGCGCTGATTGCGGATGAACGGGTTCTGGAGGTTGCGGTTATCGGTTACAAGGATGACCACGGTCTGGTCAAACCCAAGGCCTATGTTGTGCTCAAAGCGGGTGTTGAAAAAACAAGCGAGTTGGTGGAGGAACTCCAGGGCTTTGTGAAGGACCGTTTGGCACCGTTTAAATATCCCCGCAGAATCGATTTCATTGATGCATTACCCAAGACAGCTACCGGCAAGATACAGCGGTACAAGCTTCGACACCGGCATACAGATCAACCCTGAACAGTTGCTGCTCTATCTTGGTGGTTCTGATGGCGGCCTGGAGGCAAATTAGTTGAATTCAACAGGTCAGCTGGAGCACGTTCAAATCGATGGTTGTCGGCTTGAATATCTCTGGAGCTGCGGAGCCGTTGAACCATATCAGACGACGTTGGTCCTCCTGCATGAGGGGCTGGGCTGCGTCCGGAGTTGGCGTGATTTTCCGCAGGTGCTGGCGGCGTCGACAGGCCTCGCTGTGCTGGCCTATTCACGGGCCGGTTACGGGGGTTCCGGACCCGCTTCGCTGCCGAGACAGCCTAACTATATGCATCACGAAGCGCTGGTTGTTCTGCCCGCCCTGCTTGAGAAACTCAATGTTGAGTCGCCCCTATTGATTGGCCACAGTGACGGCGCATCAATCGCGATCATCTATGCCGGCAGTAATGAAAAAGAGATTCTACAAGGACTGGTACTCATGGCGCCGCACGTTTTCCATGAACAGGTTAGTCTGGCTGGAGTTAACCGGGCACGTTTGTTGTATCAGCATGCAGACCTACGGGACAAATTGATGCGCTATCACGGCAACCAGGTCGATGATGCTTTCTGGGGTTGGAACGATGTCTGGCGACTTCCCGACTTTCAGGATTGGAACATTGAGAACTCCCTGGACAATATCGACGTGCCCGTACTGGTGATTCAGGGAACGGATGACGAATACGGCTCAGTGGCACAACTCGATGCGATCGAATCTCGGGTGCTCTCGGACATCGAACGTCACTTCCTGGAGAATGTCGGGCACTCGCCTCAACGCGAGCAGTCGGCGTTTGTACTGGATATGATCAACCGGTTGATCGGGCGTTTATGAGTCACCGGGTAAGACAGTTATACGACCGTCGAGCGCTGCGCATCACCGACTGATTCAACAAGTCAATGTGCGATAATAAGTTTCACCGGTGGCATGGGTCTGACCTTGAGTTGGCAATCAGGGTAGTAACCCGGGCAAAACGGTCAGAATTTGGTCAGATTCGCAATGGTCGGCTCATTGTCAGAGTGTGTGCGTCACCGGTGTCAGGGAAAGCCAATACTGAACTGCTGAAGTTTCTGGCCGCTTCGTTCGGATGTTCACAACGCGATGTGAATTTACGCAGCGGAGTGCGAAGTCGTGAAAAGCGGGTACAGATCAAAGCGCCATCCCAGATACCCGAAATTCTCGATGGTTCGCTGAAGCGTTCTCAGGCAAAGGGTAATCGGTAACGTGATCAGTGGTGAGACAGGCCATAACAAGTTTCTTAACAGCAGTTTAAGGTTCCACTGGTACGCGCCAATCCGCACGTTGATGAAATGAAAAAATCAATAATTCTAGCGTTGCTGATTGTTGTGGTCGTCGTTGGCTGGTTGCTGTCCGGTGTTTGGTGGAGTTCCGATCAATATTCTGTAAATCAAGGTACAGGCTCGGGTGTTTCTACGTCGGCAGAACTGACTGAACCGGCATTACCTCGGGTACGTGTGCGCAGTGTTGAGGCAAAACGTGTACCACTGGAGATTATTCTGCTGGGAACGACTGAGGCGAAGCGTAAGGTCAGACTTCGGGCACAGACCGCAGGTGTCGTCAAAGAGGTTCTTGCTGACAAAGGCCAGGTCGTACGCCAGGGAGATGTGCTCATAAAATTGGCAGCGGACGACCGGCTGGCACGGTTACGTCAGGCAAAGGCTCTGTTGGAACTGCGTCAGACCGAGTTCGACGCCGCCGCTTCATTGTCAAAGAAAAACCTTCGATCACAGATCGCGTTGTCTGAGGCCAGGGCATTGTTGACCGCCGCCATGGCCAGTCTAGAAGGAATTAAAGTGGATATCGATAGAACCCGGATCCGGGCACCGTTTGATGGTGTCGTCGATCAAAGGTTTGTTGAACTCGGTGACTACATGAAAGTGGGAGAGCCTGTTGCGACGATCCTCGATCTTTCAACCATAGTCGTCGCCGGAGATGTTTCTGAGCACAATGTGTCGAAGATTAAACCGGGTCTTTCAGGACATGCGGTGCTTGTGGATAAGCGCGAACTTGATGGAAAGATCACCTATGTCGCGCGCTCCAGCAGTGCATCTACCCGGACATTCCGAGTGGAACTGGAGGTGCCTAATCCTGACTACAGCGTGGCTGAAGGTATTACTGCAAAGATCACGCTGCTGGTCGGTGAGACTGTCGCGCACCGGCTATCTCTTGCCGTGCTGACGCTGAGTGACGAGGGGGTGATGGGGATCAAGGTGGTTAACGCGGACAATGTCGTCGAGTTTCTTCCCGTGACTCTGGTTGCTGATACGCCCGAGGGCACCTGGCTTGGCGGTCTGCCAAAAAAGCTAGAACTGATCAGCGTTGGGCATGAGTTCGTAAAAAAGGGCCAGAAGGTCATTGCTGTTCCCGAGCAGAAGGCGCAAGACTGAATAGATGACTGCCTTGATTGATCATGCTGTTGGTCGTTCCCGTACAGTGCTGGCGACTCTGGTCTTTATCCTGATTGCGGGATCGTTCGCCTACCGCGATATTCCTAAAGAGTCTCAGCCTGATATCAGCATACCCATAATTTATGTGACTGTCAGCCACGATGGCATTTCCCCAGAAGATGCTGAACGCCTCATTATCCGCCCACTTGAACAGGAGTTGCGCGGAATAGAAGGTATTAAGGAGATGCGCTCGACCGGTTATGAAGGCGGTGCTAACGTTTTACTTGAATTTGAAGCAGGATTTGAAGCCGATACTGCTCTGCAGGATGTGCGCGAAAAGGTTGACGTTGCCAAGAGCAGTCTTCCAGCTGCGTCCGAAGATCCTGAGGTCCACGAGGTTAATTTCAGCTTGTTCCCAGTCCTTGTTGTCATACTGTCGGGAGACGTACCAGATCGGACACTTTATCGCCTGGTACGCAAACTAAAGGATGATCTGGAGGGCCTCTCTGCAGTTCTGGAGGCAAAAATTGCGGGCGAAAGAAAGGAGATGGTCGAGGTGCTTATCGACCCAGTTGCGCTGGAAAGTTACGGACTGGATCCAGCAACAGCCGCCAACACCGTCCGTGGTTCAAACCTGCTGGTGGCAGCAGGTCTTCAGGACACGGGGCAGGGTCGTTTTTCGATCAAAGTGCCTGGCTTATTTGAGAGCGTTAAAGACATCATCGAACTGCCGGTAAAGGTTGATGGTGATTCGGTCGTTCGAGTCGGCAATATTGCAGAGGTTCGACGAACTTTCAAAGATCCAGTGAGTTATGCACGGGTA contains:
- a CDS encoding gamma carbonic anhydrase family protein produces the protein MIYSLGALSPTIAEDVYVADSADVIGNVEIGAGSSVWFNTVLRADNDLIRIGTGSNIQDGTVIHVDEGVPTLIGNNVTVGHSTMIHGCTLEDGCLVGIGTTILDYAVVGTHSIVGANSLITERKTYPSRSLILGSPAKVVRELTDEEVGLLEWTAAHYSKNAAHFRDNLRAVV
- the sohB gene encoding protease SohB; the encoded protein is MEFLSNYGLFLAKTVTLLAALLAVVGFIATLAMRRRSATPEYIEVKPINDHYRDISDVLQHSMLRKNEAKKKRKADKKVRKAEAKKTKTENSENRKRLFILDFQGDLRGSEVATLRQEVTAVLLVAREQDEVLLRLESTGGMVHAYGLAASQLSRIREKNIKLTIAVDKVAASGGYLMACVGDHILAAPFAVIGSIGVITQIPNFNRLLKKHDIDYEQVTAGEFKRTVTMFGETTDKARQKLKEEVEDTHMLFKDFVKEQRPVIDLEKVATGEYWLGTRAHALNLVDELRTSDDYLMLLRDETDLYEVHYKIRQKFSDKVFSLFSRLQRNTLVNYSEPTQPPNLT
- the boxB gene encoding benzoyl-CoA 2,3-epoxidase subunit BoxB; translation: MTAENSRVSYDTVIPNNVGLASDHRVLKGLEQWHPGFLNWWRDMGPDGFQNVPVYLRTAVSVERDGWAQFGYVKMPDYRWGILLAPKIEDRTIGFGHYLGEPVWQEVPGEQRATLRRLIVIQGDTEPASVEQQRHLGKTAPSLYDLRNLCQVNVEEARHLWAMVYLLHKYFGRDGRDEAQELLRRRSGDSNSPRLLGAFNETTPEWLSFFMFTFFTDRDGKMQLESLAQSGFDPLARTARFMLTEEAHHMFVGQSGIARIVERTCSAMLENGLHDPYDVERIRALGVIDLPTVQRKLNFHFSVSLDLFGSEISTNAAGFFDSGIKGRYREAGIKDDHQLITATYPVLKLEQGHIKSVDAAAMPALNARLRDDYARECARGVDRWNTIIGKTDIPFTLSLPHVAFSRAVGEFGGTHADPQGHILTDDEWDERKHRFLPTVDDQAYLNSLMIPVLVPGEFAPWITPPGRPIDDKPSDFRYAKLNS
- the boxC gene encoding 2,3-epoxybenzoyl-CoA dihydrolase, whose product is MEIDFQTEPQRYKHWHLRLDGRVAHLVLDVDEDGGLFDGYQLKLNSYDLGVDIELNDAIQRLRFEHPSVRIVLLESAKPTVFSAGANIKMLAGASHAHKVNFCKFTNETRNAIEDASAWSEKTFISVIQGTCAGGGYELALATDHILMADDGSSTIALPEVPLLAVLPGTGGLTRITDKRKVRRDIADVFSTLEEGVRGPKALAWGLIDQTVPPSELAGAIEHFVCQLEEQPDTAVNRKGIVLKPLERNFSDNTLSYSTVRVDKNPTAHTATLTISGPQCTAPENSDALSASGAAVWALRCARELDDALLHLRFNEPNLGVLIFRTEGDSVTAMQHDSFLNQHAEHWLVREIMLYWKRVLKRIDLTSRSLVALIDPGSCFVGLLSEIMFACDRTYMLIGQLDGDTRPPPVVILTASNFGPYPMANDLTRMETRFIGQPSTVTKLRNFIGDLLSTQTCLDLGLVTFAFDELDWADEIRIFLEERTAFSPDALTGLEANLRFPGPETMETKIFGRLSAWQNWIFQRPNAVGEQGALRRYGSGQKGIFSFERS
- a CDS encoding FAD-binding oxidoreductase; the protein is MTDLAEQSQGQRNIAVIGAGIVGVSCALHLQQAGFKVTLFDRDEPGSGATYGNACTFASYGSIPVNRPDLIWRFPSLMFGHERPLSIAWRYMPNMTPWLIQFLKHCRRKHVDRTINGLGSLLRDAEHASMMLFRLSGGADLISHDGTITIYPTSESFDADAINRQRRRNQGAQIQELTVTELQDLEPNLAPIFPHALLYPNGFTILDPKQMTSRMVDHLCQTGGHFIKGEVSAMEAQSADGVAFKVNGSRHHYEQAVLAGGAWSMQIAKGGCEELPLDTERGYHVLFPESGELLNRPVGFADAGFYMTPMCQGLRAAGTVELGGLNAAPNPERLSYIERRVRGALPDVGPVSDTWLGFRPTLPDSLPVIGRSRQNPNLIFAFGHHHLGLTLGGITGKLVGEIAVGATPSLDVTPFRPDRFS
- a CDS encoding benzoate-CoA ligase family protein, whose product is MYNATNHFIDRHAGKTSGARVAYTDHTGDWTYQKLAAMVNQAGHVLSNLGLKAEQRMLMCMTDSVWFPAVFWGAIKIGAVPVPVNTMLTDADYAYMLNDSCARVLVVSESLYPKFVPHIDAQSSLGEVVIDGSGTDGRPSLSVLMESFEAELPTAPTKRGDAAFWLYTSGSTGQPKGVVHRHSDLVQTARLYGDGILKLDKSDVAFSAAKLFFAYGLGNGMSFPLHVGCRTVLLADRPTPESVLSVMKDQDVSIFFGVPTLYGAILSDNANDRSKVSEQLRLCVSAGEALPEEIGKEWERRFGVPILDGLGSTELLHIFLSNRPDDVRYGTTGRPVSGYKLRIVDEDDMDVSAGEMGELLVSGPSSAVCYWGQPEKSAQTFQGEWTRSGDKYYKDQQDYYVYCGRTDDMLKVGGIWVSPFEVESALIADERVLEVAVIGYKDDHGLVKPKAYVVLKAGVEKTSELVEELQGFVKDRLAPFKYPRRIDFIDALPKTATGKIQRYKLRHRHTDQP
- a CDS encoding alpha/beta hydrolase produces the protein MNSTGQLEHVQIDGCRLEYLWSCGAVEPYQTTLVLLHEGLGCVRSWRDFPQVLAASTGLAVLAYSRAGYGGSGPASLPRQPNYMHHEALVVLPALLEKLNVESPLLIGHSDGASIAIIYAGSNEKEILQGLVLMAPHVFHEQVSLAGVNRARLLYQHADLRDKLMRYHGNQVDDAFWGWNDVWRLPDFQDWNIENSLDNIDVPVLVIQGTDDEYGSVAQLDAIESRVLSDIERHFLENVGHSPQREQSAFVLDMINRLIGRL
- a CDS encoding DUF167 domain-containing protein — protein: MCDNKFHRWHGSDLELAIRVVTRAKRSEFGQIRNGRLIVRVCASPVSGKANTELLKFLAASFGCSQRDVNLRSGVRSREKRVQIKAPSQIPEILDGSLKRSQAKGNR
- a CDS encoding efflux RND transporter periplasmic adaptor subunit yields the protein MKKSIILALLIVVVVVGWLLSGVWWSSDQYSVNQGTGSGVSTSAELTEPALPRVRVRSVEAKRVPLEIILLGTTEAKRKVRLRAQTAGVVKEVLADKGQVVRQGDVLIKLAADDRLARLRQAKALLELRQTEFDAAASLSKKNLRSQIALSEARALLTAAMASLEGIKVDIDRTRIRAPFDGVVDQRFVELGDYMKVGEPVATILDLSTIVVAGDVSEHNVSKIKPGLSGHAVLVDKRELDGKITYVARSSSASTRTFRVELEVPNPDYSVAEGITAKITLLVGETVAHRLSLAVLTLSDEGVMGIKVVNADNVVEFLPVTLVADTPEGTWLGGLPKKLELISVGHEFVKKGQKVIAVPEQKAQD